One window of Methanomassiliicoccales archaeon genomic DNA carries:
- a CDS encoding geranylgeranyl reductase family protein, which produces MDEEWDVLVVGAGPAGSGAGIGAAEAGAKTLVIDRKKEIGTPVQCGEVVGKSLLEMCGITLPSSAVCGRQAYTRFLLDRRLMVNNHEDYWASVTVERKILDKHLAQRAVLSGAVVQADTRLLSLEMDGDVVREAELVHRGERIWVKPKVVVAADGVHSTISKLTGRRVYPEGEVANGIEFEMVSKTDLPPCMQIFLEPEIGLGYGWIIPKGRRRGNVGLGIVGEVKGRSAVLRDWIETNPLVSRYFEMNGVLEVKSGEAPIPGYSGGPWKGNILFAGDSAGQTLAFVGEGIIPSYACGRVAGTVASMASQSGDLRTLRKYDEILAESVGEELRLGAGIKDLIVRTWMRPDISFSTKVVACGLLMCDCLDPDDLFRMTRDELIGATTLSSIRARLVASQRNIKAIPVHGR; this is translated from the coding sequence TTGGATGAAGAGTGGGATGTGCTCGTTGTGGGAGCGGGCCCAGCAGGTTCCGGTGCCGGGATAGGTGCCGCAGAGGCTGGGGCCAAGACCCTCGTGATAGACAGAAAGAAGGAGATAGGCACGCCGGTGCAGTGCGGGGAGGTTGTAGGGAAATCCCTGCTTGAGATGTGCGGAATAACGCTGCCCTCGTCCGCTGTTTGTGGACGACAGGCCTATACCCGTTTCCTGCTGGACAGGCGGTTGATGGTCAACAATCACGAGGACTACTGGGCAAGCGTGACCGTCGAGAGAAAGATACTGGACAAGCACCTGGCCCAGAGAGCCGTCCTTAGCGGAGCCGTGGTCCAGGCCGATACCAGGCTTCTCTCGCTGGAGATGGATGGAGATGTGGTCAGGGAGGCCGAGCTAGTCCACAGGGGAGAGAGGATCTGGGTCAAGCCAAAGGTGGTGGTGGCTGCAGACGGTGTCCACTCCACCATCTCAAAGCTCACAGGGAGGAGAGTCTACCCCGAGGGTGAGGTCGCTAACGGAATAGAGTTCGAGATGGTATCCAAGACCGATTTGCCTCCCTGCATGCAGATATTCCTCGAGCCGGAGATCGGGCTAGGTTATGGATGGATAATACCAAAGGGGAGGAGAAGAGGAAACGTGGGATTGGGAATAGTTGGAGAGGTCAAGGGAAGAAGTGCCGTGCTCCGCGATTGGATAGAGACCAATCCCCTTGTGTCTAGATACTTCGAGATGAATGGTGTGCTGGAAGTGAAGTCGGGCGAGGCACCCATTCCAGGATACTCCGGCGGGCCTTGGAAGGGCAATATTCTTTTCGCTGGTGACTCAGCAGGGCAGACTCTGGCCTTCGTAGGTGAGGGGATAATTCCCTCCTACGCATGCGGTAGGGTCGCGGGTACGGTTGCGTCCATGGCATCACAATCCGGCGATCTGAGAACTCTTAGAAAGTATGATGAAATACTGGCAGAGAGTGTGGGGGAAGAGCTTAGATTGGGGGCAGGGATCAAGGATCTTATCGTGAGGACCTGGATGAGGCCGGACATCTCCTTTTCCACCAAGGTGGTGGCCTGCGGCCTCCTGATGTGTGATTGCCTAGACCCTGACGACCTTTTCAGGATGACCCGTGATGAGCTTATCGGGGCAACAACACTCTCATCGATTCGTGCTCGTTTAGTGGCCTCCCAACGCAACATCAAGGCAATACCCGTTCACGGAAGATAG
- a CDS encoding NAD(P)/FAD-dependent oxidoreductase has product MDQDHDVVVVGAGPGGCAASYFMKILRPDLNVLLIERLKDERFSRYHRMCGEAISSRAFRELDPIRPGRILNRIRFAEEIWPDGLHITSKADGYIIDRSLFLEDLIQEFKGKGGEVLNDSVKVVVPLKEGFDLELKSGRGLRCSFLIGADGACSRVRKDIFDEGPPIVVSARQYLLEEEMPGDVIRFQYGTRYGGGYRWEFPFGKMKKVGFPAGTDDIDSDPIEIHARRIPVGGLSKVVQGRACLIGDAAAQANPLTFGGIRIAMVAGRQAAEAISGGDLTSYERWWRSSRFSSPIFLEAYRELMSMTDEKMTDSVMPFRKGYGMLPYARAYVTRPNYRELYKAYRLTSEYGW; this is encoded by the coding sequence TTGGATCAAGATCATGATGTCGTGGTGGTGGGCGCGGGTCCCGGTGGCTGCGCCGCATCCTACTTCATGAAGATACTGCGACCCGATCTGAATGTCCTGCTCATTGAAAGGTTGAAAGACGAACGGTTCTCGCGTTACCACCGGATGTGCGGGGAGGCGATATCCTCCAGGGCTTTCAGGGAGCTAGATCCCATTCGTCCAGGAAGGATACTCAACCGAATCAGATTCGCAGAGGAGATCTGGCCAGATGGACTTCATATCACATCCAAGGCCGACGGTTACATCATTGATCGGTCATTGTTTCTCGAGGATCTCATTCAGGAATTCAAAGGCAAGGGCGGAGAGGTCCTCAACGACTCCGTCAAGGTTGTGGTGCCTCTCAAGGAAGGTTTTGATCTTGAGTTGAAATCAGGGCGAGGATTGCGTTGCTCGTTTCTCATAGGCGCCGATGGAGCATGCTCCAGAGTGCGGAAGGATATCTTCGATGAGGGTCCACCTATCGTGGTCTCAGCCAGGCAGTATCTATTGGAGGAAGAGATGCCTGGAGATGTAATTCGGTTTCAATATGGGACCAGGTATGGAGGGGGCTACAGGTGGGAGTTCCCCTTTGGAAAGATGAAGAAGGTAGGGTTTCCCGCAGGTACCGATGACATTGATTCTGATCCGATTGAGATCCATGCAAGGAGGATCCCAGTGGGAGGCCTCTCTAAAGTGGTCCAAGGCCGCGCATGCTTGATCGGTGATGCGGCGGCCCAGGCCAATCCACTGACCTTTGGAGGTATCAGGATCGCAATGGTCGCTGGCAGGCAGGCAGCGGAGGCCATTTCTGGAGGTGACCTGACCTCGTACGAGAGATGGTGGCGCTCATCAAGGTTTTCGTCACCAATATTCCTTGAGGCGTACAGGGAACTGATGAGCATGACGGATGAGAAGATGACAGATTCGGTCATGCCCTTCCGAAAGGGATATGGTATGCTCCCATATGCACGGGCATACGTTACACGGCCCAACTACAGGGAACTCTATAAGGCTTACAGGTTGACGAGCGAATATGGATGGTGA
- a CDS encoding flavodoxin family protein: MKVIAFNGSPRIAGNTGRALEYALDELRAEGIETEMIDMGLEVIDPCQVCQTCLQNTDGRCLIETDKINEWFDKMKAADGILIGSPVYFGGVTAQTKAFIDRVGKLAKANDDVFKRKVGAAVAVHRRAGALNTFNQINLFFLIGQMIVVGSNYWNIGVGNNRGDIEEDKEAEKTMRTLGKNMAWVLKKLAD, from the coding sequence ATGAAGGTCATAGCATTCAATGGGAGCCCTCGGATAGCCGGTAACACAGGAAGGGCCCTCGAGTACGCACTCGATGAGCTCCGTGCGGAGGGGATAGAGACTGAAATGATCGACATGGGCCTGGAGGTCATCGATCCTTGTCAGGTCTGTCAGACATGCCTCCAGAACACCGATGGTCGCTGTCTGATCGAGACCGACAAGATCAATGAGTGGTTTGATAAGATGAAGGCCGCGGACGGGATCTTGATAGGATCGCCGGTATACTTCGGCGGTGTCACCGCTCAGACCAAGGCCTTCATCGATCGCGTCGGTAAGCTTGCCAAGGCAAACGACGATGTTTTCAAGAGGAAGGTGGGCGCCGCGGTAGCAGTCCACAGAAGGGCAGGAGCCCTCAACACCTTCAATCAAATCAACTTGTTCTTCCTCATAGGCCAGATGATAGTGGTGGGTTCCAACTACTGGAACATTGGAGTCGGGAACAATCGGGGCGACATCGAGGAAGACAAGGAAGCCGAGAAGACGATGAGGACCCTTGGAAAGAACATGGCATGGGTCTTGAAGAAGCTTGCCGATTAA